One window of the Ramlibacter henchirensis genome contains the following:
- a CDS encoding FAD binding domain-containing protein: MRPARFILHRPTSLQEALELKARHGPAATFHAGGTELLVALKARVLRYEHVIDIKQLPELRHIRVRSDGTLSIGALCTHHRIANDPVVRELLPGYAELSEQVANIRVRVAGTIGGVLCFGEPHADAPTMLCALDAWVVLVGPSGEREVPLRDFHLGEFSTAREDDEILVSIEVAPQSSGTRSAYRCFGHAERPAVGVAAVWSTDNPQRLSLWAGAIAAAPLRLAQAEEAADRLAPDLPGDSVWQNLRDPVAADAARIDAHDDLHGGADYKRHLVSVLAQRALEACLP; the protein is encoded by the coding sequence ATGCGCCCGGCGCGATTCATCCTGCACCGGCCGACCAGCCTGCAAGAGGCACTGGAGCTCAAAGCTCGCCATGGACCCGCCGCAACTTTCCACGCCGGTGGCACCGAGCTGCTCGTCGCCTTGAAGGCGCGTGTCCTTCGATACGAGCACGTGATCGACATCAAGCAACTGCCCGAGCTGCGCCACATCCGCGTGCGTTCCGACGGCACGCTGTCGATCGGCGCCCTGTGCACGCACCACCGGATCGCCAACGATCCGGTCGTGCGCGAGTTGCTGCCCGGCTATGCGGAACTGAGCGAGCAGGTGGCCAACATCCGCGTGCGCGTCGCCGGCACGATCGGCGGCGTGCTGTGCTTTGGCGAGCCGCACGCCGATGCGCCCACGATGCTCTGTGCGCTCGATGCATGGGTGGTGCTCGTAGGACCCAGCGGTGAGCGGGAAGTGCCTCTTCGCGACTTCCACTTGGGCGAGTTCTCGACGGCGCGCGAGGACGACGAGATCCTCGTGTCGATCGAGGTGGCGCCGCAGTCGTCCGGCACGCGATCGGCGTACCGGTGCTTCGGCCATGCGGAGCGCCCCGCGGTCGGGGTGGCCGCGGTGTGGTCGACCGACAACCCGCAACGCCTGAGCCTCTGGGCCGGCGCGATCGCCGCCGCGCCGCTGCGACTGGCGCAGGCCGAGGAGGCTGCGGACCGGCTTGCGCCCGACCTGCCAGGCGATTCGGTCTGGCAGAACCTGCGGGACCCTGTCGCCGCCGACGCGGCGCGGATCGACGCCCACGACGATCTCCACGGCGGCGCCGACTACAAGCGCCACCTCGTCTCCGTCCTCGCGCAACGCGCGCTCGAAGCGTGCCTGCCATGA
- a CDS encoding isochorismatase family protein codes for MTSAAERRARPWDGIIPEEELEIYRLAGWGTPSGIGRWPALLVIDVQYRSMGEKPLPIREAIDKMPTSCGEYGWRAVPHIARLLEVFRDLGAPVLYPHVAPKSAYNRGQFETKVPGVMDVPRRGYDFVAEVSPRPEEITIPKFQASAFHGTALTSYLVGLGVDTVVVTGCTTSGCVRATVVDACALNFKVVVPQDAVYDRSQTSHAVNLFDMASKYADVLPTDELVQVLRGKTAPRT; via the coding sequence ATGACCTCCGCCGCCGAACGCCGCGCCCGGCCATGGGACGGCATCATCCCCGAGGAAGAACTCGAGATCTACCGCCTGGCAGGCTGGGGCACCCCCAGTGGAATCGGCCGCTGGCCCGCGCTGCTCGTCATCGACGTGCAGTACCGCTCCATGGGGGAGAAGCCGCTGCCTATCCGGGAGGCCATTGACAAGATGCCCACGAGCTGCGGTGAGTACGGCTGGCGCGCCGTACCGCATATCGCGCGCCTTCTCGAGGTTTTCCGTGATCTGGGCGCTCCGGTGCTCTATCCCCATGTCGCGCCCAAGTCCGCGTACAACCGGGGGCAGTTCGAAACCAAGGTTCCCGGGGTGATGGACGTACCACGCCGCGGCTACGACTTCGTCGCGGAGGTGAGCCCGCGGCCCGAGGAGATCACCATCCCGAAGTTCCAGGCCAGCGCCTTCCATGGCACCGCGCTCACGAGTTATCTGGTGGGGCTCGGCGTCGACACCGTGGTCGTCACGGGATGCACGACCAGTGGCTGCGTGCGAGCGACCGTCGTCGACGCCTGTGCGCTGAACTTCAAGGTGGTGGTGCCGCAGGATGCCGTCTACGACCGCTCGCAGACCTCGCATGCCGTCAACCTGTTCGACATGGCGAGCAAGTACGCGGACGTACTGCCAACGGACGAACTCGTCCAAGTGCTGCGGGGGAAGACAGCGCCGCGGACCTAG
- a CDS encoding GntR family transcriptional regulator: MATAKSIPKPVERPNSGPAASNSDNIGLAVYEKLRVKAIGHDFLPGERLNEVELAREFGVSRTPLREALNRLTTEGFLRSIPGKGFFFRELDPKEIFDLYELRAAIEVAAVRLAVQRASTEDVNALAKMVEDASAQEDCEVSDLIAADEAFHSRLIALAGNSEMSRVVLNINARIQFVRWINVDKLSKRATHKDHRAVIQALRQRDAEACAGLLQKHISRRLDEIIEATHRRIAQIYTERASLMRS; the protein is encoded by the coding sequence ATGGCGACGGCCAAGTCGATCCCCAAACCCGTTGAACGGCCTAACTCCGGCCCGGCGGCCTCCAACTCCGACAACATCGGCCTGGCGGTCTATGAAAAACTGCGGGTGAAGGCCATCGGCCACGACTTCCTCCCCGGTGAGCGCCTGAACGAGGTGGAACTCGCCAGGGAGTTCGGCGTCTCCCGCACGCCGCTGCGCGAAGCGCTCAATCGGCTCACCACGGAAGGGTTCCTGCGCTCCATCCCGGGCAAGGGCTTCTTCTTCCGCGAGCTCGACCCCAAGGAGATCTTCGACCTGTATGAGCTGAGGGCGGCCATCGAGGTCGCGGCCGTGCGACTTGCCGTCCAGCGTGCGTCTACCGAGGACGTGAACGCGCTTGCAAAGATGGTGGAAGACGCCTCGGCACAGGAGGATTGCGAAGTCTCCGACCTGATCGCGGCGGACGAGGCGTTCCACTCGCGGCTCATCGCTCTTGCGGGCAACTCGGAGATGTCACGAGTCGTCCTCAACATCAATGCGCGCATCCAGTTCGTGCGCTGGATCAACGTCGACAAGCTCTCCAAACGCGCAACGCACAAGGATCATCGGGCAGTCATCCAGGCGCTGCGGCAGCGCGACGCCGAGGCATGCGCCGGCCTGCTGCAGAAACACATCAGCCGCAGGCTCGACGAGATCATCGAGGCGACACACCGGCGCATAGCGCAGATCTACACCGAACGCGCGAGCCTCATGCGCAGCTGA
- a CDS encoding 2,5-dihydroxypyridine 5,6-dioxygenase, which translates to MKLDAEVLDLFTRELTLCGVRQGETVVVLTADDEWAENAHAFMAAAGQLGATTFNLNVRRGQRNAVGVQGRHPLVGNELALRTLKSASMVIDMVGLLFSREQAEIQAAGVRVLRVMEPFHVLKQMFPTEDLRRRVELAKGLLEQARQLRFTSDAGTDIVYQLGQYPVISEYGYTFEPGRWDHFPSGFAFTQGNDGGVDGHVVLQPGDILCAFKQYVQTPVTLRIEKGMVVDISGQGMDAQLIKSYIDSFHDPRAYAVSHIGWGLNEKARWYQFSVSRQLPSEHVMNALSFYGNVLFSLGPNLELGGTNDTACHLDLPMRRCSLWLDDVQILSDGDVIHPGMRVEATA; encoded by the coding sequence GTGAAGCTGGATGCGGAAGTGCTGGACCTGTTCACTCGCGAGCTGACGCTGTGCGGGGTCAGGCAGGGCGAAACCGTCGTGGTCCTCACGGCGGACGACGAGTGGGCCGAGAACGCCCATGCGTTCATGGCGGCCGCGGGCCAGCTGGGCGCCACCACGTTCAACCTCAATGTCCGACGGGGGCAGCGAAACGCGGTCGGGGTGCAAGGGCGCCATCCGCTCGTCGGCAATGAGCTCGCGCTTCGTACGCTGAAGTCGGCGAGCATGGTGATCGACATGGTCGGCCTCCTTTTCTCGCGCGAGCAGGCCGAGATCCAGGCCGCAGGCGTGCGCGTCCTGCGAGTGATGGAGCCCTTCCACGTGCTCAAGCAGATGTTCCCGACGGAGGACCTGCGCCGGCGCGTCGAACTCGCCAAGGGCCTGCTCGAGCAGGCACGGCAGCTGCGCTTCACGTCCGATGCCGGCACCGACATCGTCTACCAGCTTGGCCAGTATCCGGTGATCTCCGAATACGGCTATACCTTCGAGCCGGGTCGCTGGGACCACTTTCCGTCCGGCTTTGCGTTCACGCAGGGAAACGACGGCGGAGTCGATGGCCACGTCGTGCTGCAGCCGGGCGACATCCTCTGCGCCTTCAAGCAGTACGTGCAGACGCCCGTGACGCTGCGCATCGAAAAGGGCATGGTCGTCGACATCTCGGGGCAGGGGATGGACGCGCAGCTGATCAAGAGCTACATCGACAGCTTTCACGATCCCCGCGCGTATGCCGTCTCGCACATCGGCTGGGGACTCAACGAAAAGGCGCGGTGGTACCAGTTTTCGGTGTCTCGCCAGTTGCCGAGCGAGCACGTCATGAACGCGCTGTCGTTCTACGGCAATGTGCTGTTCTCGCTCGGGCCCAATCTCGAACTCGGCGGAACGAATGACACGGCCTGCCACCTGGATTTGCCGATGCGCCGCTGCAGCCTGTGGCTCGACGATGTGCAGATCCTGAGCGATGGCGACGTGATCCACCCCGGGATGCGGGTGGAGGCGACAGCCTGA
- a CDS encoding CoxG family protein — MDFRIDATLPATASELWKIFFDVQRVAALIPGCENVVEVEPLREYSAVMRQKIGPFKLEVPSRIVIESHTVERQVVLRAAGSDKFTGTTIDVRMDVELEEQRSTTNTECKLGVDASMQVAGRLASLGYPIVKKRSEELFAEFERRLRAELAGVGVAKTAAPGSNAAPAQASPSVVPLAAAVSAPAAAVTSRVEAQQAQPYAAQPVQPQASTSRRRTELVFVWPRVGISCAVAIAVAHGAVAFGQSPWWWLVAPMLGVAAGLDRRQD; from the coding sequence ATGGATTTCAGAATCGACGCGACCCTGCCGGCCACGGCTTCGGAGCTTTGGAAGATCTTCTTCGACGTGCAGCGGGTTGCCGCGCTCATCCCGGGCTGCGAGAACGTCGTGGAGGTCGAACCGCTCAGGGAATACTCGGCCGTGATGAGGCAGAAGATCGGGCCGTTCAAGCTCGAGGTTCCCTCGCGAATCGTGATCGAGTCGCACACCGTAGAGCGGCAGGTCGTGCTCAGGGCAGCGGGCAGCGACAAGTTCACGGGCACCACCATCGACGTCCGCATGGACGTCGAGCTGGAAGAGCAGCGCAGCACGACGAACACGGAGTGCAAGCTTGGCGTGGATGCCAGCATGCAGGTGGCGGGGCGGCTCGCTTCGCTCGGCTATCCGATCGTCAAGAAGCGGTCGGAGGAGCTGTTCGCGGAATTCGAGCGGCGGCTGCGGGCGGAGCTTGCCGGGGTGGGCGTTGCGAAGACTGCGGCTCCCGGCTCCAACGCGGCGCCGGCGCAGGCCTCGCCGAGCGTGGTGCCGCTGGCTGCAGCCGTGAGCGCGCCCGCAGCCGCGGTCACGTCGCGGGTGGAGGCTCAACAAGCGCAGCCGTACGCGGCGCAGCCTGTGCAACCGCAAGCGTCAACCAGCCGGCGCCGCACCGAACTCGTGTTCGTGTGGCCGCGCGTCGGCATCAGTTGCGCAGTCGCCATCGCGGTCGCGCATGGTGCCGTAGCGTTCGGCCAGTCCCCCTGGTGGTGGCTCGTGGCCCCGATGCTCGGCGTGGCCGCTGGCCTGGACCGGAGACAGGACTGA
- a CDS encoding xanthine dehydrogenase family protein molybdopterin-binding subunit codes for MHSPTHLPLHKEPRADYVQKVTGTATFASDIEVPGMLHGKILRSTVPHARIRRIDASAALAMPGVVAVLTGEDLKHLPGSTTRWGLSLRDRPVIALEKVRYVGDPVAAVAAMDERTAEEALEAIVVDYETLPYVTTAREALAEGAPLVHQDMDKLKDYYFRGECAPVPGTNQFQQWNYESGTVEEVFAGDVRVFEDTFTFPMVFHYAMEPHVCVAHWKPNSLEIWSGGQTPTAIQRVCSEILGVPLACVRVHSPYVGGGFGGKASVKIDPLVASLSWKARAPVRVCLSIPESMLTCRRLDAELTLKTAVNAQGRIVAKSVRAVLNGGAYADTGPSIAVKAAIRAIGPYHIPNLKLEAVGVYTNTVPGAAFRSIGGPQAVWATESQMDIIAAALGRDPVEFRLLNMADKGQTVKPDLRPMDVDMRRSLREAMRSLDSLPEAKHAGRRGRGVAVGASDPGIMPIGGAIVRLRADGSVNVSANTVEIGQGSRGVLRIIAEKVLRQPLRMIAVAEPDTLQAPYDWGTGASRSTVIIGLAVQMACEDVIRQVADTAAEVLGGAPEDYRIEEGRIEGPDGSISFMELLRRFNGMAAGEFLGVGRVNANTKDGAFKLAPLFWETGANACEIALDEGTGAIRVLRVGGAADLGYVMNRKAAEGQDEGAMVMGLGHTLSEEYIYEDGQVVNGTLFDYKVPNMEDVPLHVGTTLIESGDGPGPFGARGGGEGAILPVAPAVANALFQGWGIRIKELPLTPERVWRALEAARAGRERTTDKN; via the coding sequence ATGCATTCGCCGACGCATCTGCCGCTCCACAAGGAGCCGAGGGCCGACTACGTCCAGAAGGTGACGGGCACCGCCACCTTCGCGAGCGACATCGAGGTTCCCGGCATGCTGCACGGGAAGATCCTGCGCAGCACGGTCCCGCACGCGCGCATCCGCAGGATCGACGCGAGCGCGGCGCTCGCGATGCCGGGCGTCGTCGCCGTGCTGACAGGTGAGGACCTGAAGCACCTGCCCGGCTCCACGACCCGCTGGGGCCTGTCTCTGCGGGACCGTCCGGTGATTGCGCTCGAGAAGGTGCGATACGTCGGTGACCCGGTCGCGGCCGTGGCTGCGATGGATGAACGCACCGCCGAGGAGGCGCTCGAAGCGATCGTCGTCGATTACGAGACCCTGCCTTACGTCACGACCGCCAGGGAGGCGCTGGCCGAGGGCGCTCCGCTTGTTCATCAAGACATGGACAAGCTCAAGGACTACTACTTCCGCGGCGAATGCGCACCCGTTCCGGGAACCAATCAGTTCCAGCAGTGGAACTACGAAAGCGGAACCGTCGAGGAAGTGTTCGCGGGCGACGTGCGCGTGTTCGAGGACACCTTCACGTTCCCCATGGTCTTCCATTACGCGATGGAGCCGCACGTCTGCGTCGCGCATTGGAAGCCGAACTCGCTGGAGATCTGGAGCGGCGGCCAGACGCCGACCGCGATCCAGCGCGTGTGTTCCGAGATCCTGGGTGTCCCGCTCGCCTGCGTGCGAGTGCACTCGCCCTACGTGGGCGGCGGCTTCGGCGGCAAAGCCTCGGTCAAGATCGACCCGCTGGTGGCGTCGCTGTCGTGGAAGGCGCGCGCGCCCGTGCGCGTCTGCCTTTCGATCCCCGAATCGATGCTCACCTGCCGGCGCCTCGACGCTGAACTCACGCTCAAGACGGCAGTGAACGCGCAGGGGCGCATCGTCGCGAAGTCGGTGCGCGCCGTGCTCAACGGCGGCGCCTACGCGGACACCGGTCCGTCGATCGCCGTCAAGGCTGCAATCCGCGCGATCGGCCCGTACCACATTCCCAACCTGAAGCTGGAAGCCGTCGGCGTCTACACCAACACGGTCCCCGGCGCCGCCTTCCGCTCGATCGGCGGGCCGCAGGCGGTGTGGGCCACGGAATCGCAGATGGACATCATCGCGGCGGCGCTCGGGCGCGATCCGGTGGAGTTCCGGTTGCTGAACATGGCCGACAAGGGGCAGACCGTCAAACCGGACCTGCGCCCGATGGATGTGGACATGCGCCGCTCGCTGCGCGAGGCGATGCGCTCCCTCGATAGCCTGCCCGAGGCGAAGCACGCAGGCCGCCGCGGTCGCGGCGTCGCAGTCGGCGCGAGCGACCCGGGGATCATGCCGATCGGTGGCGCGATCGTGCGGCTGCGCGCGGACGGGTCGGTGAACGTCTCGGCGAACACGGTCGAAATCGGGCAGGGGAGCCGCGGCGTGCTGCGCATCATTGCGGAGAAGGTGCTGCGCCAGCCCCTGCGGATGATCGCCGTGGCGGAGCCCGACACCCTGCAGGCCCCCTACGACTGGGGCACGGGCGCGAGCCGGTCCACGGTGATCATCGGGCTCGCCGTCCAGATGGCCTGCGAAGACGTGATCCGGCAGGTCGCCGACACCGCCGCCGAGGTGCTCGGTGGCGCCCCCGAGGACTACCGCATCGAGGAAGGCCGGATCGAGGGACCGGACGGCTCGATCTCGTTCATGGAACTGCTGCGCCGCTTCAACGGCATGGCGGCCGGGGAGTTCCTGGGGGTCGGGCGGGTGAACGCGAACACGAAGGACGGCGCGTTCAAGCTCGCACCGCTCTTCTGGGAAACGGGCGCGAATGCCTGCGAGATCGCACTGGACGAGGGGACGGGGGCGATCCGCGTGCTGCGTGTCGGCGGCGCCGCGGACCTCGGATACGTCATGAACCGCAAGGCCGCCGAAGGGCAGGACGAGGGCGCCATGGTGATGGGCCTCGGCCACACGCTTTCGGAGGAGTACATCTACGAGGACGGCCAGGTCGTGAACGGCACGCTGTTCGACTACAAGGTTCCCAACATGGAAGACGTGCCCCTGCACGTCGGAACTACGCTGATCGAAAGCGGCGACGGACCGGGTCCGTTCGGTGCGCGCGGCGGGGGCGAGGGCGCGATCCTGCCCGTGGCCCCCGCGGTCGCGAACGCGCTGTTCCAGGGCTGGGGCATCCGCATCAAGGAACTGCCGCTCACGCCCGAGCGCGTGTGGCGCGCCCTCGAGGCCGCCAGGGCCGGGCGCGAAAGAACAACCGACAAGAACTAG
- a CDS encoding FAD-dependent oxidoreductase gives MSNSQGKGRPHVLIAGAGMGGLTLAAALLQKGFDVDVYEQAPELREVGAGLWISANGARVLDALGLKRVIEAINLPPQDRVVRFWKTGEEHSVYTRNSDSKADHTLIQVLRAELQRVLHDAVVKLKPGAVHFGVRSVGVENVSGRARLLLEDGTAVEGDVVVGCDGAHSRIRQSIFGPAPARYTGANAWRGLAPMEKLKPQHRRPLASTWVGPTAHVTTYPVQRNGEEFVSFSGQVDSETWQTESWSERGELADALKDFEGWHQDILDLFIHSENLFRWGIFVRDPLDRWSKGRVTLVGDACHSMTPYLGMGVNLTFEDAYVLARSLESTPGDVEGALKRYDAARIERANRTKAKSLEMLPIFHNPELARSETAWPYIQSQWSEEAVRARYDWLLAYDATTVEIR, from the coding sequence ATGAGTAATTCGCAAGGGAAAGGCAGGCCGCACGTTCTCATCGCCGGCGCCGGCATGGGCGGCCTGACGCTCGCGGCGGCCTTGCTGCAAAAAGGATTCGATGTCGACGTGTATGAGCAGGCACCCGAACTGCGCGAGGTGGGCGCGGGCCTGTGGATCTCGGCCAACGGCGCGCGCGTGCTCGACGCATTGGGGCTGAAGAGGGTCATCGAGGCGATCAACCTCCCGCCGCAGGACCGCGTGGTGCGGTTCTGGAAGACCGGCGAGGAACATTCCGTCTACACGCGCAATTCGGACTCGAAGGCGGACCATACGCTGATCCAGGTGCTCCGGGCGGAACTGCAGCGCGTCCTCCATGACGCCGTCGTGAAGCTCAAGCCGGGCGCCGTGCATTTTGGCGTCCGGTCCGTCGGCGTGGAGAACGTGAGCGGTCGCGCCCGTCTCCTGCTCGAGGACGGAACAGCGGTCGAAGGTGATGTCGTGGTGGGATGCGATGGCGCGCACTCCCGCATCCGCCAGTCGATCTTCGGGCCCGCGCCCGCACGCTACACCGGCGCGAACGCCTGGCGCGGTCTCGCGCCCATGGAAAAGCTCAAGCCCCAGCACCGCCGGCCGCTCGCGTCGACCTGGGTGGGCCCGACCGCGCATGTGACGACCTATCCCGTCCAGCGCAACGGCGAAGAGTTCGTCAGCTTCTCGGGCCAGGTGGACAGCGAGACCTGGCAAACCGAATCGTGGTCCGAGCGCGGCGAGCTCGCCGACGCGCTGAAGGACTTCGAAGGTTGGCACCAGGACATCCTGGACCTCTTCATCCACTCCGAGAACCTTTTCCGCTGGGGCATCTTCGTGCGGGACCCGCTCGACCGCTGGTCCAAGGGCCGCGTCACGCTCGTGGGCGATGCCTGCCACTCGATGACGCCTTACCTCGGAATGGGCGTGAACCTGACGTTCGAAGACGCCTACGTGCTCGCGCGCTCCCTGGAGAGCACGCCTGGCGACGTGGAGGGCGCGCTGAAGCGCTACGACGCGGCGCGCATCGAGCGCGCCAACCGCACCAAGGCCAAGTCCCTCGAGATGCTTCCGATCTTCCACAACCCGGAGCTCGCGCGCAGCGAGACGGCCTGGCCGTATATCCAAAGTCAATGGTCCGAGGAGGCGGTGCGCGCTCGCTATGACTGGCTCCTCGCCTACGATGCAACCACGGTGGAAATCCGATGA
- a CDS encoding alpha/beta fold hydrolase has translation MELPRGGHIRANGIRQHYLHFGKRGPRLVIVPGIVSPAMLWAHVGEWLAACSECFVLDVRGRGLSEAGAHLGYGLDACAQDLSAFVREMKLGPAVVVGHSMGARIAVRAAARTAELYRSLVLLDPPTSGPGRRDYPIPAERTLSLLRAAHRGEAAAAIGSGAGTKWPEQLQRLRAEWLSTCDERAVLAAYEDFHGQDMFGDLARAQVPASLICAGEGGVVSEDDVAEMRRLRRDLDVVRIPGVGHQMQAEDFGAFQRALATVLRRHDQAFERIDQ, from the coding sequence ATGGAACTCCCCCGCGGCGGCCACATCCGCGCGAATGGCATCCGGCAGCACTACCTGCATTTCGGGAAGCGGGGCCCGCGACTGGTGATCGTCCCGGGAATCGTGAGCCCGGCCATGCTCTGGGCGCACGTCGGCGAATGGCTCGCGGCGTGCAGCGAGTGCTTCGTGCTCGACGTCCGCGGACGTGGACTGTCCGAGGCGGGAGCGCATCTCGGATATGGGCTCGACGCGTGCGCCCAGGACCTCTCTGCTTTCGTCCGCGAGATGAAGCTGGGGCCCGCGGTCGTCGTCGGCCATTCCATGGGCGCCCGGATCGCCGTGCGGGCGGCCGCACGCACGGCCGAACTCTACCGATCGCTCGTGCTGTTGGACCCTCCTACGAGCGGGCCGGGCCGCAGGGACTATCCCATCCCCGCCGAGCGAACGCTCAGCCTCTTGCGCGCAGCGCACCGGGGCGAAGCGGCGGCGGCAATCGGTTCGGGCGCCGGTACGAAGTGGCCTGAACAACTCCAGCGGCTGCGTGCCGAATGGTTGTCCACGTGCGACGAGCGTGCGGTGCTCGCGGCGTACGAGGATTTCCACGGCCAGGACATGTTCGGGGATCTCGCAAGAGCGCAAGTGCCGGCGTCGCTGATCTGCGCAGGCGAGGGCGGGGTGGTTTCGGAGGACGACGTCGCTGAGATGCGGCGGCTGCGCCGCGATCTGGATGTGGTTCGCATTCCGGGCGTCGGCCACCAGATGCAGGCGGAGGACTTCGGCGCGTTCCAGCGGGCGCTGGCCACGGTCCTGCGCCGTCACGATCAGGCCTTTGAAAGGATCGACCAGTGA
- a CDS encoding (2Fe-2S)-binding protein: MTLNGSEASVEIEPSELLIDVLRDRLRLKGTKRSCDVQVCGACTVLVDGLPASSCSTLCADVHERSITTIEGVAKAGKLDPVQRAFIAHGALQCGFCTPGMILAVKSLLELDPHPSEETIRHYLRGNICRCTGYVKILEAILDLVQNPSRYQTETQ, translated from the coding sequence ATGACCCTCAACGGCAGCGAGGCGTCGGTCGAGATCGAGCCCAGCGAGCTCCTGATCGACGTGCTGCGCGACCGGCTGCGCCTGAAGGGGACCAAGCGCTCCTGCGACGTCCAGGTGTGCGGAGCCTGCACCGTGCTCGTCGATGGCCTTCCGGCGTCGAGCTGCAGCACGCTCTGCGCCGACGTCCACGAGCGCAGCATCACCACCATCGAAGGTGTCGCGAAGGCAGGAAAGCTCGACCCTGTCCAGCGCGCCTTCATCGCCCACGGTGCGCTTCAGTGCGGCTTCTGTACCCCGGGGATGATCCTCGCGGTCAAGTCGTTGCTCGAGCTGGACCCGCATCCGTCGGAAGAGACCATCCGCCACTACCTGCGCGGCAACATCTGCCGCTGCACCGGCTACGTCAAGATCCTCGAGGCCATCCTCGATCTTGTGCAAAACCCATCCAGATACCAAACGGAGACCCAATGA
- a CDS encoding Bug family tripartite tricarboxylate transporter substrate binding protein: MRIWKNLLSALSALCLAAAVQAQGFPSKQISIVAPYPPGGATDLYARSLANGLAELGQATVVENRAGASGMIGAEHASRQPADGHTLLIGASSMFSVLPLLSDRMKNVYQNIQPVSLLGFNPSYVVVPADLPVNTVQELVAYLKANPGKFGYASAGKGTSQHVFMELFKQRAGVDVFPVQYKGSGPMVIDLIAGRTVMAIEQGPAVLTHIKSGKLKALAVTTAKRSQALPAVPTLAETVLPGFEAVTWFAVYAPAGTPKAALDKLVPQIAKTMASTEVKERLHAVGVEPTASTPDEVAKRQAAETAMWKDVIARSKISLED; encoded by the coding sequence ATGCGTATCTGGAAGAACTTGTTGTCCGCCCTCTCCGCCCTCTGCCTGGCTGCCGCGGTGCAGGCACAGGGTTTCCCGAGCAAGCAGATTTCGATCGTCGCTCCGTACCCCCCGGGCGGAGCGACGGACCTCTATGCGCGCTCCCTGGCGAACGGCCTGGCCGAGCTCGGCCAGGCGACGGTGGTGGAAAACCGGGCAGGTGCCTCCGGCATGATCGGTGCGGAACACGCGTCCCGCCAGCCCGCTGACGGCCACACGCTGCTGATCGGCGCTTCGTCCATGTTTTCCGTGCTGCCGCTGCTGAGCGACCGCATGAAGAACGTGTACCAGAACATCCAGCCGGTCTCGCTGCTCGGCTTCAATCCCTCGTACGTCGTCGTTCCCGCGGACCTGCCGGTCAACACGGTCCAGGAACTGGTCGCCTACCTCAAGGCCAACCCGGGCAAGTTCGGCTATGCCTCGGCCGGCAAGGGCACCTCGCAGCACGTCTTCATGGAACTGTTCAAGCAGCGCGCGGGCGTCGACGTGTTCCCGGTCCAGTACAAGGGCAGCGGTCCGATGGTGATCGACCTGATCGCCGGCCGCACTGTCATGGCCATCGAGCAGGGCCCTGCCGTGCTCACGCACATCAAGTCCGGAAAGCTGAAGGCACTCGCTGTCACCACCGCGAAGCGCTCGCAGGCCCTGCCCGCCGTGCCGACGCTCGCCGAGACCGTGCTGCCCGGCTTCGAGGCGGTCACCTGGTTCGCCGTCTACGCGCCGGCGGGTACCCCCAAGGCGGCGCTCGACAAGCTGGTCCCGCAGATCGCCAAGACGATGGCCTCCACGGAGGTCAAGGAGCGCCTGCACGCTGTCGGCGTGGAGCCGACCGCCAGCACGCCGGACGAGGTCGCGAAGCGCCAGGCGGCCGAGACGGCCATGTGGAAGGACGTGATCGCGCGCTCGAAGATCTCGCTCGAAGACTGA